The Rhopalosiphum maidis isolate BTI-1 chromosome 4, ASM367621v3, whole genome shotgun sequence region TAGCATCTTTCAGCAGTAACAGCAACGCCTAAATCACCGtctacaaaacaaattattttaaattttaaatacttccattttactaaattcaaaactatgttttatactgacatttgattgaataattttccTCGGCTTCTTGATAAATTTCAGACAATGGTTTGCATTTTCTAATGCCATCTGGTGCTTCATAAATCCGACAATCTTCATACCTTTGTCTTAAAATGGATAGAATATTGCTATCTATCAacctataacatttaaattaataaattagaacaatttaaacaataatctttgtaatatattatgtatattttagattctaaatgaagagataaaatgtattggttCAACAatgcgtgtttttttttgtgatgtcACCTTTAGTAGAATTTGACGGTGGTTTCTGGTAGCTAAATGGATTTAGTTAGTactgtgttttaatatttaaaaatttacactAATTCTATCTACTTGTCAtgagatattttatagtaaaaattaaatatcattagtaATGTAGGTTAATAAACAATCTCTGAACAAAgttgtttttaatcatatgaCAGTGattcattattgaaattaaatttaatatattcattatagtgACTAACTCATTGACGAGATACACTCCATGCCAAGaatagtatgttttttttttttttagtataaagttggataagtttaatttaattttgtcaagaagaaaagaaattaataactgACGAGTAAACACAGATAATGGtcttacctattatttaaagtaaatacacaaaatttaaactgCAAAATGTATATGCTGATACAGTGAAACTTCCATATAATAAAGTCGAataagcaacaaaaaaaaatttctcaaaTATTAACTGCAGATAAACCGTAATACTTATTGTTATGCACATCCTcacaatgaattttaaatactatcatatttttaacgaaatttatcattttggaTTTCAATTCTGTTTGGTAGTTTTATACCGTAAAAAGTgaacttatttaatatgaaatataaaaattgatattgttattatattaacattgtcATATAAAAGatcatatactaataaaaatgttaaggtttaagttcaaatatatatccaaaaggcaataacaataaatataaattaatgattttaaaataaaagaaatactaTTGTTCAGTTAATTAaagattattgattaattgatTTGTTACACATACTTATCCCGAATTAACTGTTGATTAGCTTCCCATTTGCACAGCCTATCGTCGTCATAACATTGATCAACTGTAGGCACTCTACGTAACTGTTCATGATAGTAGTTGTAATCTTTTTGATTGGGCTTTACAAtggtttctaaaaataaaagacaaattaatgtagaaaatactcaacaattatttaaaaaatagattcaatattaggtacctaaaaaataaaaaataggaaaTAGAGTAAACAGTAATGGTGTTACCTCTAACCCAGATTACCGGTCCAAGGAATACGCCTTTTAGGTTCTCTAAAAAGTCTTCAATTGAGTTCCGACCGgtatacttttgtttttcataacCGAAAATCTTCCCAGGCATGATGTCTGAATCCGAAGACATTATTGTAGTcgttctaaaaatatgtaatcgaaaaaaatcgtaaaatagTGAAAATTTTGCGAATGTCGCCGTGTTTGGTATTATCAGCGGATTctcaattatatagataatcagTCAGGAAAACGACCTTTGGGAATGATCACGGGAGAATTCGATAGCGACAGTACGGTATTTATGTGTAGCACTGATGGTAAAACTGTGCTTATACATACTACTTATCAAGAAATTAACATtcgctaaaaaaaattgggcGGATAGACAGACTCAAGAATCGAGAttacatttaatgaaataaccaCTTTCAAGGTAGAATCGAATCTCGATTTCTCGATATTACACTTTATATTCtcgcatttaattttaattttattaaaaaccgcactcttaaatcaaatatcatgAAATTCTGTGGACCTAAACTGTCCCTGTGCGGGATCATTATCAGCATTTGGGGAATAATCCAATTGGtgagtaaataaatagttttttttgtcgATCGGCTTTAAccgatattttctttattgtaAAACTTTAACAACTATCTTTTCACAGGTCTTGATGGGATTTTTCTATTACATCCGGAGTGTAGCGCTCATTGAAGACTTGAATATCCCTGAAGAACACAAGTTCACTAATGCACAAGAATTCTACAGCTACGctgacaaaatgtattctctGGTGAGGATAAACAATTACttacatgataataaatagatcAACAAATTTTAGGCCAtgtaaaatctataatttttctcATAGTTTGCTATTTAATGCTAAGGCAGACTCTCCTATAGGATTCTTTATAGcacttggttttaaaaatggGCGTGGATTTGTGCCTACGCTTAGTTGTACACTTGTACTTACcataaatttagataaatcttcttttattatcattaaaaatgtttgtttagaattaaaaaGTTGCCTAATTAAAGTTATCAATCATGTGTTAGATTCTCAAGCTATCATAATAACTCAATACTACCTATGTAAATACtaattgttttcatataatcgttacataaaaaattttaattttttaatattttataaaaattgtatgtttttttagtaccatcattaaaatatctttattattttaagggcTGTTCTTATATTTACCGGTTAAGTGTTAGTTAAGACTAACCAGTAttgtttaacatataaaaaattctaCCAGTTAGTATTATCAAACACTAACTGGAAATTGTAAGAACAgacctaaatataatttaaaggtgTGTTGGGTTAAAATCTAGTTAAAAAACAGTAAtggcttaaaattataaaacatttgtaagcataaatatgtaaaagttcatataactatctaaaaatgattataatttaatgttcacTGTGTATgacttaaatcaaaaatatgtaaatcataaacgacataaacattattgttaattcTTAACATGTGCAATTTTCcctttatttttgattcaacttcacaaaaaagttaattttctattttatatagattattataatttggtacTTTATTCAATTGTTGATTTCTATTGATTATCtttttgtaaatttcaaatttttctaaaaccaatttttttgattaatgttCAAGGATATAATTAGGCGTGATATTTcatcttaattaaaaaaatgtaaatatacatgaaatataggagtttaaactttttgtatTTCTAACATGCTGATTGAAGTAGTAATGTAATAAGAATTCtgaaaatagattataatttttcatcgaGTATACATGAGATTaactttcattattttttagattttatccCCCTAGATTCTAAAAAAGtagacattaaaaataatttatattacaatgttttgaaaaacagTCAAAATGTGTTGTTATTTATcacatatagttttataataatatattcagtattgtaatcaataaaaaaaaaataacaatctaCTAAAGAagaacaaaagtaaaaaaaaaaaattaattttaattatgataaaaatactaaaataaacaatattatttaatttacactatttgcatttattttgtttaaataaaattaagaagagtgtataataaatggaGAGTAGTTTAGTAAGTTAGTTTTAGTTTAGAGTAAGTCTTTATTGCTATAAATTCCCTATTTTACCTTAAgatcttttataatttcttttattcattaactttgtctgtgttattatttgaacgaaaaatattttgtcggtTAACACCTGACAGTTATCAATGTACTAATGCGTAGTTCCTATTTTGATACTGACAAAAAAATCTACTAATTGTCCAGTAATATTAATCTACtactaatctaaaaatatatattaaatatttttcttttcttttcctTGGATCTTTTTTACTTTGTTCTTTTTTCTGAGATTCCTCAGTTATGCGCGAAAGAGTGTAAACTTAACTTGAAaagaatataacattattgttgttgtaatatatttaaatttataatgaccttatttaacatattttaacaaaccATTGAATTGTCTAAGTTTTGGTAATTGTTTTGTGATCAACATACAATGTAAACAATTGATAACCTTTTCACTTTTTTTCAGAACGCATATAACTGTTGGATTGCTGCCtgtctttatatatttacattagttGTATCAGGACATCAATTCTATATGAACAACCGCAACACAATGagtttgtaaaatgttatttatattttatgttacaatttttattatttttaagaggtttttttttgttttcttcatttttttttcaattgccTCTACGATCACATTTGAATTATTCCACATTGTTAACAGATTGTAAGATTATTATTGGGTTTTCGCATTGTCATATTGTCAAAAAATTTCATAGGTTTTAAGAAGTAAAtatggaatatattatataatataattaaaaatacatttggtATTTTATACTGTTACGACcagaaattgtaaattatttatcatctgtagatttatcttttaacattattaaatatttataaatagtaggtagttaaaatttatgtgttaaataatgtaaaaataaaatatgactagACACTATTCAACACTATGTTTTACTTTTGAGGTCATATATATTTAGCcatagattaattaaaataaattacacttaAATCTGTGGTTTAATTGTATgcgaataaaaatttactagcAATATTGattgtagtaaatatttattaaggaaTATGCACGAGTAGTAAGTAcacatattgtacataaaaaaaaactctcatTTTACGTtcattgcatttaaaattatatttggttGGTGTGTCTCAATAGTGAAGTAAAAATTGCTgctaaaaaatgaatgttttataatattttacatagttatatttaactgGTCATTGGTTAaacttatttgaatttattatgtttatagtatataatacaaggCAGAACATGAGAGTACAACATTATCTCCTTGGAGAattcaggtttttttttaactttgaattttcaatagttatacaatatattatattgtgcaaGTGCTTCAATTAAAATTCTGTGTGgacaaataagaaataaaatattagaaatatattaaaagggTTTTATGAAATTCTATAAGTACAACATTTAACAGTTACTCTTATTTATTAgttccaaaaataatataatggtattaaAACTATGAACAATTGTATCttaaaagtagaaaaaaaatcattatttaatagctgtacaataatatatcattcaagtaaaaaataactttaacatcatatcacattttaaaatatgagaagatatttttataataataataatcatttcatAACTGCATTTTGAACAGTTCACCTACTACCTattggtttttcaaaaataaattatttcaatcttttaaagttataataataatgataa contains the following coding sequences:
- the LOC113553423 gene encoding NADH dehydrogenase [ubiquinone] 1 beta subcomplex subunit 10 — translated: MSSDSDIMPGKIFGYEKQKYTGRNSIEDFLENLKGVFLGPVIWVRETIVKPNQKDYNYYHEQLRRVPTVDQCYDDDRLCKWEANQQLIRDKLIDSNILSILRQRYEDCRIYEAPDGIRKCKPLSEIYQEAEENYSIKYGDLGVAVTAERCYAKQLNRMIWERRHGPVGTGMKKDSL
- the LOC113553431 gene encoding ribonuclease kappa-B, with the translated sequence MKFCGPKLSLCGIIISIWGIIQLVLMGFFYYIRSVALIEDLNIPEEHKFTNAQEFYSYADKMYSLNAYNCWIAACLYIFTLVVSGHQFYMNNRNTMSL